From a region of the Haematobia irritans isolate KBUSLIRL chromosome 4, ASM5000362v1, whole genome shotgun sequence genome:
- the LOC142235274 gene encoding uncharacterized protein LOC142235274, whose amino-acid sequence MWLLSLGSKFAIPVNNNNVSTIGLIADLEQWVQTISDDREKDITRTKITNRILTYKRNMKNNPKDKFILNIYDETKRFLRKQKDIIVTRSDKGNKTVIMYKKDYKTGMEELLNDKSTYRTMREDPTLKLQRKNNKIIMDLFKAEYITKQEKFHLTSNSATAPRLYGLPKIHKTNMPLRPISSSVEVPCYNLSKYIGDILSNIILEKYNIKNSMELKTRLEEVSLDEDDILISLDVVSLFTNIPIYLAIKNIMTQWKTLEKHTKIPKTQFLNILQFCLNDNNYFNYNNTIYNQIYGMPMGNPLSPTIADIVLDTLLEQVLNDLEKKNIKIKLITKYVDDLFAIISKKDEEIILKTFNQYHNKLQFTMEKETNNCLPYLDIKVYRNNRTIVTEWYTKSIASGRILNFHSSQPINQKINTATNLLMKAITLSDDKFKNKNINKVKEILQQNAFPQNIIDNITKNSTNNKSDNTNKTTPSGNPKKFYSFSFIPKLTESKKLREIIEDKEISFAYRPNRTIASLFTSTKTKIEKTQQSNVVYEITCIGNNNENCNQCYVGTTKRSLSTRINEHQTDIKKGKQTTALAQHCIERQHTPNWEDVRILDRERRANRRYTLESLRIQQKQHCAINRKEDKDNTNAVYTIALV is encoded by the coding sequence ATGTGGCTCCTTTCCCTCGGatctaagtttgccattccggtaAACAACAATAATGTTTCAACTATAGGACTCATCGCCGACCTAGAACAATGGGTACAAACAATATCAGACGACAGAGAGAAAGATATAACTCGAACAAAAATAACTAACAGGATTCTCACATACAAAAGGAATATGAAGAACAATCCCAAAGACAAATTCATCCTTAACATATATGATGAGACAAAACGATTTTTAAGAAAACAGAAGGATATAATTGTAACTCGATCAGATAAAGGCAACAAAACGGTAATAATGTACAAGAAAGATTACAAAACTGGAATGGAGGAACTTCTAAACGACAAGTCAACGTATAGGACAATGAGAGAAGACCCAACGCTAAAATTACaaaggaaaaataataaaattataatggatTTATTTAAAGCGGAATACATcacaaaacaagaaaaatttcacTTAACGTCCAACTCTGCCACAGCCCCAAGACTCTATGGACTcccaaaaatccacaaaaccaACATGCCTTTACGGCCAATCTCATCCTCAGTAGAAGTCCCATGCTACAATCTATCAAAATATATTGGTGACATTTTGAGCAACATTATATTGgagaaatataatataaaaaactcAATGGAACTAAAAACCCGATTAGAGGAAGTATCTCTGGACGAAGACGACATCTTAATATCCCTGGACGTGGTATCGTTGTTTACCAACATACCTATATACTTagcaattaaaaacataatgaCTCAGTGGAAAACTCTggaaaaacatacaaaaatacCAAAGACACAATTTCTAAACATTCTCCAATTCTGTTTAAATGACAATAACTATTTCAattataataatacaatatacAACCAAATTTATGGTATGCCGATGGGAAACCCACTTTCTCCTACAATAGCGGATATCGTTCTTGACACACTATTAGAACAAGTATTAAATGATCTAGAgaagaaaaacataaaaattaaattaattactaaATATGTAGATGACCTATTTGCAATAATAAGTAAAAAAGATGAAGAAATAATACTTAAAACATTCAACCAATATCACAACAAACTACAATTTACCATGGAAAAAGAAACTAACAATTGCCTACCCTACTTAGACATTAAAGTATATAGAAACAACAGAACAATCGTAACAGAATGGTATACAAAATCAATCGCATCAGGGAGAATTTTAAACTTTCATTCATCACAACcaataaaccaaaaaattaatacaGCAACTAACTTATTGATGAAAGCAATAACATTAAGCgacgataaatttaaaaataaaaatatcaataaagttAAAGAAATCCTACAACAGAACGCATTTCCTCAAAATATAATTgataatattacaaaaaattcaacaaataacAAATCAGACAACACAAACAAAACCACCCCATCTGGCAAtcccaaaaaattctacagcTTCTCGTTTATTCCTAAACTAACAGAGAGTAAAAAGCTGAGAGAAATAATAGAGGACAAGGAAATATCATTTGCATACAGACCCAATAGAACAATAGCCTCTCTTTTCACATCTACAAAaacgaaaattgaaaaaacacaACAGAGTAATGTTGTTTATGAAATAACATGCAtaggcaacaacaacgaaaactGCAATCAATGCTACGTAGGAACAACCAAGCGAAGCTTAAGCACAAGAATAAACGAACATCAAACAGACATAAAAAAGGGAAAACAAACGACTGCACTAGCCCAACATTGCATTGAACGACAACATACACCTAACTGGGAAGATGTGAGAATATTAGATAGAGAACGAAGAGCAAATAGACGATACACTCTCGAGAGCTTGCGtattcaacaaaaacaacattgtGCAATAAATCGAAAAGAGGACAAAGACAACACCAATGCTGTCTACACCATAGCATTAGTATAG